The following coding sequences are from one Methanococcoides orientis window:
- a CDS encoding translation initiation factor IF-6, with protein MIKTVNIYDNPVLGVFATCTEDVAVVPIGTTKKAIDMIAELLDVRVISTLVNGSTVVGSLSKGNSNGFLLSRDASVNDLKDVDVPVEVLPDRLTATGNVILANDTAALVHPDISDRSMEVISRVLGVDVHRGTIAGLGTVGMSGVATNKGLLVHPMVTQEELAHLEEVFGLSVDVGTTNYGSQAVGSGLLANSKGYVAGSNTTGHELGRIEDALFFD; from the coding sequence ATGATCAAAACCGTGAACATTTACGACAATCCCGTTCTAGGGGTTTTTGCCACATGCACAGAGGATGTGGCAGTTGTTCCTATTGGTACAACTAAGAAGGCCATTGATATGATCGCAGAACTGCTTGATGTCAGGGTCATCTCTACACTGGTAAATGGCAGTACTGTTGTTGGCTCTCTTTCCAAGGGCAACTCGAATGGTTTTTTACTATCCAGGGATGCTAGTGTCAACGATCTCAAAGACGTTGATGTCCCTGTGGAAGTGCTTCCAGACAGGCTCACTGCCACTGGGAATGTGATATTGGCAAATGATACGGCTGCACTGGTGCATCCGGATATCAGTGACAGATCCATGGAAGTTATATCAAGGGTTCTTGGTGTGGATGTTCATAGGGGTACAATTGCAGGCCTCGGTACGGTTGGAATGTCCGGCGTAGCTACTAACAAGGGACTTCTGGTTCACCCAATGGTGACGCAGGAGGAACTTGCACATCTTGAGGAAGTGTTCGGACTTTCTGTGGATGTGGGAACTACAAATTATGGCTCACAGGCCGTAGGTTCCGGATTACTGGCCAACTCGAAAGGGTATGTAGCAGGTTCCAATACAACTGGACATGAGCTAGGTAGGATTGAGGATGCTCTGTTCTTTGATTGA
- the rpl18a gene encoding 50S ribosomal protein L18Ae, translated as MQNYVVKGTFKAGHSWENFTKTVESQNEKNAREKTYSTFGSKHHINRSLIKIDSIVEA; from the coding sequence ATGCAGAATTATGTTGTCAAAGGCACATTCAAAGCAGGTCATTCTTGGGAAAATTTTACTAAGACCGTTGAGAGCCAGAACGAGAAGAATGCTCGTGAAAAGACGTATTCCACTTTCGGCAGTAAACATCATATTAACAGATCATTGATCAAGATCGATAGTATCGTAGAGGCGTGA
- the pfdA gene encoding prefoldin subunit alpha, whose amino-acid sequence MSELSEQDVRNLASQHRELQNQAESLQQQMGMVQMSIEECTRAIGTLEELESVSGSINTMLPLGGGAFVHANVANLEKVVVSVGAGISVEKPPAEAKELLNQRKEELNKVVERLNGSIAQVGQRIQSIESMVGNRSPQ is encoded by the coding sequence ATGTCAGAATTAAGTGAGCAGGATGTGAGGAATCTCGCATCTCAGCATCGCGAGCTCCAGAATCAGGCAGAATCTCTGCAGCAGCAGATGGGAATGGTTCAGATGTCCATCGAAGAGTGCACACGTGCAATAGGAACTCTCGAGGAACTTGAATCTGTTTCCGGCAGTATCAACACGATGCTTCCTCTTGGGGGCGGTGCATTCGTACATGCAAATGTCGCTAATCTCGAGAAGGTTGTTGTAAGTGTTGGTGCAGGCATAAGTGTGGAGAAACCCCCTGCTGAAGCAAAGGAACTCCTTAATCAGCGCAAAGAAGAGCTAAATAAGGTAGTTGAACGCTTGAATGGATCAATTGCTCAGGTCGGACAGCGTATCCAGTCCATAGAATCTATGGTTGGTAACAGAAGTCCGCAGTGA
- the ftsY gene encoding signal recognition particle-docking protein FtsY — MFNKLKDKLSSFKQSIGKTIDEKAVDLEEPVVESVEVPAEELVAEPIEESVILGEKTSTPEASTTPETSTTPVAQPESKPSFKQKIGFAQKAKALVFEREVILDEGDISDSLWELEMALLESDIAITVAEAIVEAVKAELVGSRKKIGSNTGEHVEQALRNAIYNVMSANVFDLDEYIEKADKPVHIVFIGINGTGKTTTISKMAKRLKDMKYSVVIAAGDTFRAGAIDQIAIHAERIGVKLIKHQEGGDPAAVVYDAVQHAKAHNVDVILSDTAGRMHTNVNLMAQLEKVCRVSTPDLIIFVDEAVAGNDAVERAEQFNAAVPIDGSILTKTDADSKGGAAISIAYITGKPILFLGMGQGYDDLRKFDPQWFVDQLFE; from the coding sequence GTGTTCAATAAACTCAAGGATAAACTCAGTAGTTTCAAGCAATCGATTGGAAAAACGATCGATGAGAAAGCAGTTGATCTTGAAGAGCCGGTGGTAGAATCTGTTGAAGTGCCAGCTGAAGAGTTGGTTGCCGAACCTATCGAAGAGTCCGTCATTCTAGGGGAAAAAACTTCTACTCCTGAAGCTTCAACCACTCCGGAAACTTCAACTACTCCTGTGGCTCAGCCAGAATCAAAACCCTCATTCAAGCAGAAGATAGGTTTTGCCCAGAAGGCCAAAGCTCTTGTTTTTGAGCGTGAGGTCATACTGGACGAGGGTGATATCAGCGATTCCCTCTGGGAACTGGAGATGGCATTGCTTGAAAGTGATATTGCTATTACCGTTGCTGAAGCTATTGTCGAAGCTGTCAAAGCAGAACTTGTGGGCAGCCGTAAAAAGATAGGAAGTAACACTGGTGAACATGTGGAGCAGGCTCTTAGGAATGCGATATATAATGTGATGTCTGCTAATGTTTTCGATCTTGACGAATACATCGAAAAGGCTGATAAGCCTGTTCATATAGTTTTCATCGGCATCAATGGAACCGGTAAGACCACAACGATCTCCAAGATGGCAAAACGTCTGAAAGACATGAAATATTCTGTTGTCATTGCAGCAGGTGACACTTTCAGGGCAGGGGCTATTGACCAGATCGCTATCCATGCAGAACGAATTGGCGTAAAACTGATAAAACATCAGGAAGGCGGCGATCCCGCTGCTGTTGTCTATGATGCGGTACAGCATGCAAAGGCCCACAATGTGGATGTCATTCTATCTGATACTGCAGGCAGGATGCACACCAATGTGAATCTCATGGCACAGCTTGAAAAGGTTTGTCGTGTAAGCACTCCTGATCTTATCATCTTTGTTGATGAGGCCGTTGCAGGGAACGATGCTGTAGAGCGTGCAGAGCAGTTCAACGCTGCTGTCCCTATCGATGGGTCCATACTGACAAAAACAGATGCAGATTCAAAAGGTGGCGCAGCTATCTCCATCGCATATATCACTGGAAAACCGATCCTGTTCCTTGGAATGGGTCAAGGATATGATGATCTTAGGAAATTTGATCCGCAATGGTTTGTGGACCAGTTGTTCGAATGA
- the trpA gene encoding tryptophan synthase subunit alpha: MQLSTKFSELSAKKEAALLAYVCAGDPNIEATPAIVDSLIKGGADIIELGLPFSDPVADGPTIQEASERALAAGMNPDRYFELVASLDVDVPLVCMTYYNLIFQRGLDKFVKDCVNSGISGLIVPDLPAEESEELARSCSTNGVDLIFLIAPVTTDERIKMILEKSSGFVYIVSRLGVTGARSEVTDATAQILSRVKTDIPKAVGFGISNGEQASKVVAAGADGIIVGSAFVDIVASGENVNKRLEELASDIKSGCKV, from the coding sequence ATGCAATTATCTACTAAATTCAGTGAACTTAGTGCTAAGAAAGAAGCTGCTTTACTGGCATATGTTTGCGCAGGCGATCCAAATATTGAAGCAACACCAGCGATCGTTGATTCACTTATAAAAGGCGGTGCCGACATCATCGAACTGGGATTACCTTTTTCAGACCCTGTTGCAGACGGACCTACGATACAGGAAGCATCCGAAAGAGCACTTGCAGCCGGAATGAACCCTGACAGGTACTTTGAACTGGTTGCGTCCCTTGATGTTGATGTACCTCTTGTCTGCATGACATACTATAACCTGATATTCCAGCGAGGTCTTGACAAATTCGTGAAAGATTGTGTAAACTCCGGCATTAGCGGACTTATAGTACCAGACCTGCCTGCAGAGGAAAGTGAAGAACTTGCAAGATCATGTTCAACTAACGGTGTAGACCTGATCTTCCTGATAGCACCTGTTACTACAGATGAGAGAATAAAGATGATACTGGAAAAAAGTTCCGGCTTTGTTTACATTGTCTCAAGACTTGGCGTTACAGGAGCACGTTCAGAGGTTACCGATGCTACTGCACAGATACTTTCCAGGGTGAAGACCGACATACCAAAAGCTGTCGGATTTGGGATCTCGAACGGAGAACAGGCTTCAAAAGTTGTTGCAGCAGGAGCTGACGGCATCATCGTGGGATCTGCTTTTGTGGACATCGTCGCATCAGGAGAGAATGTTAACAAACGTCTTGAAGAACTTGCAAGCGATATTAAAAGCGGATGCAAGGTCTGA
- the trpB gene encoding tryptophan synthase subunit beta, whose product MSGPKYGKYGGQFVPEILMPALEELEEGYEKYKNDPEFLKELDYYLKDFAGRETPLYYAKNMSKKYGVKIYLKREDLVHGGAHKLNNTIGQALLAKYMGKTRLVAETGAGQHGTATAMAGTNMGFQTHVYMGAKDTVRQRMNVYRMELMGAEVHPVESGSKTLKDAINEALRDWVSNVEETHYLIGSVVGPHPYPMMVRDFQSVIGNEVKQQIMEKEGRYPDSIVACTGGGSNAMGIFHPFVEEKEVKLVAVEAGGSGMKQTEGAALHSASLSVGEDGVLQGARTRILQDKHGQILESSSVSAGLDYSGVGPELAYLADIGRLTPRVANDDMALNAFHELSLMEGIIPALESSHAVAHVMEAAESGELGELVVINLSGRGDKDLEAVRKIDRGE is encoded by the coding sequence ATGAGTGGACCAAAGTATGGCAAGTACGGAGGACAATTTGTCCCTGAGATACTTATGCCCGCACTTGAGGAACTTGAGGAAGGATATGAAAAATATAAAAATGATCCAGAATTCCTGAAGGAACTGGATTATTACCTCAAGGACTTTGCCGGACGTGAGACCCCATTGTATTATGCAAAGAACATGAGCAAGAAATACGGTGTTAAGATCTACCTGAAAAGAGAGGATCTCGTACACGGTGGAGCACACAAACTGAACAATACCATCGGCCAGGCACTACTTGCAAAATACATGGGAAAAACAAGACTTGTAGCTGAGACCGGGGCAGGCCAGCATGGAACTGCAACGGCCATGGCAGGCACGAACATGGGATTCCAGACCCACGTATACATGGGAGCAAAGGATACCGTCAGGCAACGAATGAATGTTTACCGCATGGAGCTTATGGGAGCAGAAGTACATCCTGTAGAATCCGGTTCAAAGACGCTCAAAGATGCAATCAATGAAGCTTTACGGGACTGGGTCTCAAATGTAGAGGAAACTCACTACCTTATAGGTTCAGTAGTGGGACCACATCCATACCCAATGATGGTCAGGGATTTCCAGAGTGTGATAGGAAATGAGGTCAAACAGCAGATAATGGAGAAGGAAGGACGTTACCCTGATTCCATAGTAGCCTGCACAGGTGGTGGCAGTAATGCCATGGGAATCTTCCATCCGTTTGTTGAAGAGAAGGAAGTGAAACTTGTTGCTGTGGAAGCCGGAGGTAGCGGGATGAAACAGACAGAAGGTGCTGCACTCCACTCCGCATCACTTTCAGTGGGAGAAGATGGTGTCCTCCAGGGAGCTCGCACCCGTATCCTACAGGACAAACACGGACAGATCCTGGAATCAAGTTCGGTTTCTGCCGGACTGGACTATTCCGGAGTGGGGCCTGAACTGGCATATCTTGCAGATATTGGCAGGCTTACACCGCGCGTTGCAAATGATGACATGGCACTCAATGCATTCCATGAACTGAGCCTTATGGAAGGCATCATCCCGGCACTTGAATCCTCACACGCGGTTGCCCATGTCATGGAAGCAGCAGAGTCAGGAGAGCTTGGTGAACTTGTGGTTATCAACCTTTCAGGAAGGGGAGATAAAGACCTTGAAGCTGTTCGAAAGATCGACAGGGGTGAGTAA
- a CDS encoding indole-3-glycerol-phosphate synthase, whose amino-acid sequence MYIIRHHCTQVVIMHSAIHKIINSTENRVKKLYELKNDSIPLDNSTPNTQNIINSILSKKQKGKAPIISEVKPASPSMKIRDIDPTEAKRIATEMEKAGAVAISVLTEPEFFNGSTDNLTAVRENISIPVLRKDFIIDKVQFDEVKSDLILLIAGLLNEKLEDFIIYARSKGFEPLVEVHNEEELLNALDTSARIIGINNRNLTTMQVDIATTEELIPIIKEHDRMSGTEHLIISESGVHTADDVRRMISAGADAILIGTSIVKNDDIYSKTKELVDALD is encoded by the coding sequence ATGTACATCATTAGACATCATTGTACACAAGTGGTTATTATGCATTCTGCAATACATAAAATTATAAATTCAACTGAAAATAGGGTTAAAAAACTTTATGAACTTAAAAATGATAGCATACCCCTAGATAATTCCACACCCAATACACAAAACATAATCAACTCAATATTATCAAAAAAACAGAAGGGAAAAGCTCCTATCATTTCTGAGGTAAAGCCAGCATCCCCATCAATGAAAATAAGAGATATAGATCCTACCGAAGCAAAGAGAATAGCCACAGAAATGGAAAAGGCCGGAGCTGTTGCGATCTCTGTTCTAACTGAACCTGAATTTTTTAATGGGTCCACTGATAACCTGACAGCGGTCAGGGAGAATATATCTATACCAGTCCTCAGAAAGGACTTTATAATTGACAAAGTCCAGTTCGATGAGGTTAAAAGTGATCTGATTCTGCTTATCGCAGGCCTTCTAAATGAGAAACTTGAAGATTTCATCATATATGCACGTTCAAAGGGATTCGAACCTCTGGTAGAAGTGCACAATGAAGAAGAACTGCTCAATGCACTTGATACCTCAGCAAGGATCATTGGAATTAACAACAGGAACCTTACAACAATGCAAGTGGACATTGCAACAACAGAAGAACTTATACCAATAATAAAAGAACACGATCGCATGAGCGGTACTGAACATCTCATAATAAGTGAAAGTGGAGTTCATACTGCAGATGATGTGAGAAGGATGATCTCAGCTGGTGCCGATGCGATACTCATTGGAACATCCATCGTGAAAAATGACGATATTTACAGCAAGACGAAAGAGCTTGTTGATGCTCTTGACTGA
- a CDS encoding archaellin/type IV pilin N-terminal domain-containing protein, whose product MKANRHLMRKDECGQVGIGTLIIFIAMVLVAAVAAAVLIQTSGVLQDRAQSTGTQAAQEVSTNMMIKSIEGVRSSNGTELSDTVDLLKVKVALNIGSSAMDLNQFVITVTDGVTTNDLVYAGNDKTHSTAMAGFSSSANASANTIQLLTNNTTGVGENGKYFFTVEKMRDDDESFSQDSPIMNQGDFVTIYISTVGNAATGNTAVGDLTVSSGSLDNTGLTIEPRSTFSLILTPEAGSSTTAKFTAPSFGLDTNIALKA is encoded by the coding sequence ATGAAAGCAAACAGGCATCTGATGAGAAAAGATGAGTGTGGACAAGTAGGTATAGGCACACTTATCATCTTCATCGCAATGGTATTGGTAGCTGCGGTAGCTGCCGCGGTATTGATCCAGACATCTGGTGTTCTTCAGGATAGGGCACAGTCAACTGGTACACAAGCTGCTCAGGAAGTATCAACCAACATGATGATCAAGAGCATTGAAGGTGTAAGGTCCAGTAATGGTACCGAGCTCTCTGACACCGTTGACCTTCTCAAGGTCAAAGTAGCACTCAATATTGGTAGTTCTGCCATGGACCTTAATCAGTTTGTCATTACTGTGACTGATGGTGTGACTACAAATGATCTTGTCTATGCTGGTAATGATAAAACACATAGTACTGCCATGGCTGGTTTCTCTTCATCTGCAAACGCTTCTGCAAATACAATTCAGTTACTCACAAACAATACAACTGGTGTCGGTGAGAACGGCAAGTACTTCTTCACTGTTGAGAAGATGAGGGATGATGACGAGTCATTCTCACAGGATAGTCCAATTATGAACCAGGGAGATTTTGTTACGATCTACATCTCTACTGTAGGCAATGCTGCAACAGGTAACACAGCTGTTGGTGATTTGACTGTATCTTCTGGTAGTCTCGATAATACCGGGCTTACAATTGAACCAAGATCAACATTCAGCCTAATACTAACTCCTGAAGCTGGTTCATCAACGACTGCGAAGTTTACAGCACCATCCTTTGGTCTGGACACAAACATTGCCCTCAAGGCATAA
- a CDS encoding glutaredoxin family protein, with product MVKVTLIHASWCHVCPAARKFWNDLRSERDFDYEEVDYDTPEGAELSEKYSIMSVPTTIIDGEIAFIGVPGKEEALSKIS from the coding sequence ATGGTAAAAGTAACTCTTATTCATGCTTCGTGGTGTCATGTTTGTCCTGCTGCCAGAAAGTTCTGGAATGATCTTAGATCGGAACGTGACTTTGACTATGAGGAGGTAGATTATGATACTCCGGAGGGTGCCGAACTCTCGGAAAAGTATTCGATCATGTCTGTTCCAACAACTATAATCGATGGTGAGATTGCTTTTATAGGCGTCCCTGGCAAGGAAGAAGCTCTTTCGAAAATATCCTGA